The following coding sequences lie in one Niabella agricola genomic window:
- a CDS encoding RagB/SusD family nutrient uptake outer membrane protein has translation MIQDIYKSFSKWAGILGVFLLLLGAWGCNKFLDVVPNDTPTLDHAFSNRSVMEKFLRTCYSWLPDPTDPFFYPTYFTSRDEFDLRADSRAANSPGGMIARGLQNTNTPYQDYWSGRNGGTAMYQAIRDCNIFLENAHIPRDITEDERTRWISEVKFLKAYYHFFLLQLYGPIVLVKENIPVSAPPEQTRVYREPVDECVDYIAGLIDEAISGLPPVLPDPATEQGRISQVIALGVKAKLLAWAASPLFNGNPDYAGWTDNRQKQLVSTAYDSKKWERAATAIKAAIDAAESNGFRLYKFDKFSGGAQTFAMNDSMVQLMTIRKSITESLERNPGVIWATQEQFADGKSGGLGLAALGNMVKSLYPQMYAQDQAFLVNYCSASWHMAELFYSNNGVPIEDDKTFDYAHRYQPRRATASDNHTTYIPTGEITASMNFFREPRFYADLGFDRGYFEIASTTIDGGKTFGVYLRHRAGEVGTFSGYASYMPKKIIAFESSASKGVTGNAFSAYPYQFPLLRLADLYLLYSEALNEVKGAPDAEVYEWIDKVRANAGLNGVVQSWQTAALNPAAPANKNEMRKIIQRERLIELAFEGQRFWDIRRWKTASQYWSLPPTSWSLNTTDPNLFYVPFVYGPTRVVSYKDYLYPIKKSDLLANTNLVQTYGWQ, from the coding sequence ATGATACAAGATATTTATAAATCATTTTCAAAATGGGCGGGTATCCTGGGAGTCTTTCTTCTGTTGCTGGGGGCCTGGGGGTGCAACAAATTTCTGGACGTGGTGCCCAATGATACGCCCACGCTGGATCATGCTTTTTCAAATCGTTCAGTAATGGAAAAGTTTCTGAGAACCTGTTATTCCTGGCTGCCCGATCCTACGGATCCTTTCTTTTATCCCACTTATTTTACCAGCAGGGATGAATTTGATCTTCGGGCAGACAGCAGGGCAGCAAACTCTCCCGGAGGTATGATTGCTAGAGGACTTCAGAATACAAATACGCCCTACCAGGACTACTGGTCGGGCAGAAATGGAGGTACGGCGATGTACCAGGCCATACGCGATTGTAATATTTTCCTGGAAAACGCTCATATACCCAGGGACATTACGGAGGATGAACGCACCCGCTGGATATCGGAAGTGAAATTCCTGAAGGCCTACTATCATTTCTTTTTGTTGCAGCTGTATGGTCCCATTGTACTGGTTAAAGAAAATATTCCTGTTTCAGCTCCGCCGGAACAAACCAGGGTGTACCGGGAGCCGGTAGATGAATGCGTGGATTATATTGCCGGATTGATCGACGAAGCGATTTCCGGACTGCCGCCCGTACTGCCAGACCCTGCAACCGAACAGGGAAGAATTTCCCAGGTAATTGCACTGGGCGTAAAAGCAAAGCTACTGGCATGGGCCGCAAGCCCCCTGTTTAACGGAAATCCCGATTATGCGGGCTGGACGGATAACCGGCAGAAGCAATTGGTGTCTACTGCATACGATTCCAAAAAATGGGAACGCGCTGCTACGGCTATCAAGGCGGCCATTGATGCTGCCGAAAGTAATGGCTTCCGGTTATACAAGTTTGATAAATTTTCCGGCGGCGCCCAAACTTTTGCGATGAATGACAGCATGGTGCAATTAATGACCATCCGGAAATCGATCACGGAAAGCCTGGAGCGTAACCCGGGTGTCATATGGGCTACCCAAGAGCAGTTTGCCGATGGTAAAAGCGGGGGGCTGGGTTTGGCCGCGCTTGGCAATATGGTAAAATCACTGTATCCGCAGATGTATGCTCAGGACCAGGCCTTCCTGGTTAACTATTGCTCTGCTTCCTGGCATATGGCGGAATTATTTTATTCCAACAACGGGGTGCCCATAGAGGATGATAAAACATTCGATTATGCCCACCGGTATCAACCACGTCGTGCAACGGCCAGTGATAATCACACCACCTATATTCCAACAGGGGAAATTACAGCATCTATGAATTTCTTCCGGGAACCCCGTTTTTATGCCGACCTGGGTTTTGACCGCGGTTATTTTGAGATCGCATCAACAACAATTGACGGTGGAAAAACATTCGGGGTGTACCTGCGCCACAGAGCGGGCGAAGTAGGTACGTTTTCGGGTTATGCTTCGTATATGCCTAAAAAGATCATTGCCTTTGAAAGCTCCGCCAGTAAGGGCGTTACCGGAAATGCATTTTCGGCATATCCGTATCAATTTCCTTTGCTCCGCCTGGCCGACCTTTACCTGCTGTACAGCGAGGCGCTGAATGAAGTAAAGGGGGCTCCGGATGCTGAAGTGTATGAATGGATCGATAAAGTACGGGCCAATGCGGGACTGAACGGAGTCGTACAATCCTGGCAAACTGCAGCCCTGAATCCCGCGGCTCCCGCTAATAAGAACGAGATGCGGAAGATCATACAGCGGGAACGCCTGATCGAATTGGCATTTGAAGGACAGCGTTTCTGGGATATCCGCCGCTGGAAAACGGCAAGCCAGTACTGGAGCCTGCCACCCACTTCCTGGTCGTTGAATACAACAGATCCGAATTTGTTTTATGTGCCATTTGTATACGGCCCCACCCGTGTGGTTAGTTACAAAGACTACCTGTACCCGATCAAAAAATCAGACCTGCTTGCTAACACGAATTTGGTTCAGACCTATGGATGGCAATAA
- a CDS encoding DUF5126 domain-containing protein encodes MNFLMKKYSFIIGLIVLGLLYACRKEKEKTPGVWNSAPVTVSSITPINGGAIIAYDVPKEDNLLYVMVEYERNGQIFTEKSSVYKNTLRIEGFNLPEHTKVKAKVYKVNKQEQRSESTEVEFEPMEGLVSLAKKSIRLQPGFGGIVANWENQTSTELGLRLLAPGEIRKDLETKEVYFTTVANDKHAFRGFDPEPTDFALTFEDKWGNTSDTIRYSTTPFYETVIPKPYADYRANIPYDNTTTLSGKPFSSLWDNVVNTSGHGWLTTQGSSGLSITFDMKQVVKLSRIVIHGYHVNSPYGQVNIQQFEAWGTDKIDFSKLPDRPYWLDSLSVRWGAIAGVDPTTVLPATSFKNDWQYLGWHAIPRYDLMVPPDQQAIANISANGTEYEMPIDAKPVRYVRIFVRQVGNMMPPPSNNYFSMGEITFYGDNTVPQN; translated from the coding sequence ATGAATTTTCTTATGAAGAAATATAGTTTTATAATCGGATTGATCGTTTTGGGTCTTTTATACGCTTGCAGAAAAGAAAAGGAAAAGACCCCCGGTGTATGGAATTCGGCCCCGGTTACGGTTAGCTCCATCACCCCGATCAATGGTGGTGCAATCATCGCTTATGATGTTCCAAAGGAAGATAACCTGCTCTATGTAATGGTAGAGTACGAGCGGAACGGTCAAATATTCACAGAGAAATCTTCGGTGTATAAAAATACGCTTCGGATAGAAGGATTCAATTTGCCCGAGCATACAAAGGTAAAAGCAAAAGTGTATAAAGTAAATAAGCAGGAACAGCGATCCGAATCTACGGAAGTAGAATTTGAGCCGATGGAAGGCTTGGTGAGCCTTGCAAAAAAATCAATACGGTTACAGCCAGGTTTCGGGGGCATCGTTGCCAACTGGGAAAATCAAACCAGTACGGAGCTGGGACTGCGCCTGCTGGCTCCCGGTGAGATCAGGAAGGACCTTGAAACCAAAGAAGTGTATTTTACAACAGTTGCAAATGATAAGCATGCTTTCAGAGGATTTGATCCGGAGCCAACGGATTTTGCACTCACGTTTGAGGATAAATGGGGAAATACGTCTGATACAATACGTTATTCGACAACCCCATTTTATGAAACAGTTATACCAAAACCATATGCAGACTACCGCGCCAACATCCCCTATGACAATACAACTACGTTGAGCGGTAAGCCTTTCAGCTCACTTTGGGATAATGTAGTAAATACGAGCGGACACGGCTGGCTAACGACACAGGGTAGCAGTGGTTTGTCCATCACGTTTGATATGAAACAGGTGGTAAAGCTAAGCCGCATTGTGATTCATGGCTATCATGTAAACAGTCCTTATGGTCAGGTAAATATTCAGCAGTTTGAAGCCTGGGGTACGGATAAAATCGATTTTTCCAAATTGCCCGACCGCCCTTACTGGCTGGATTCACTGAGTGTACGCTGGGGGGCTATTGCGGGTGTGGATCCTACCACTGTGCTGCCGGCAACAAGCTTTAAAAACGACTGGCAATACCTGGGCTGGCATGCCATCCCCCGTTATGATCTGATGGTACCACCCGATCAGCAGGCTATAGCAAATATTTCTGCCAACGGCACGGAGTATGAAATGCCGATTGATGCCAAACCGGTGCGGTATGTCCGGATTTTTGTGCGCCAGGTGGGTAATATGATGCCTCCGCCGTCCAATAATTATTTTTCAATGGGCGAAATTACCTTTTACGGGGACAATACCGTACCGCAAAACTAA
- a CDS encoding DUF5017 domain-containing protein: MKIKNWIAMAGIVLVSCQKELAEVAVPDFDVTTTELTVKAGTPAVFKFSGAAAMVSFYPGEIYKDYQYKDGRIVDVAGKGLTLSFSNGVAAGNPAGTQANQFSILLSTDFSGNYADLASVKAATWVNITDSFALANSAAMVATRTVDLSRYVVAGKPVYFALRYINRPQVANGYARQWIIENFLLKSIGAVVNGTVVTIADQALAGFRIVDENPVNAKARSTITNTRVTLYGPIYKNPTDPIYDPNNPVFDPKNPIYDPKSPQYNPGAVLPVYVPYDPNSPYNDPYSENWAVSAPVTLSTVELGKDWSIPVRTSIYGAMPTAYSYTYNTPGRYEAVFVAANNTIEEAETVVKKIAVNVMP; the protein is encoded by the coding sequence ATGAAAATAAAAAATTGGATCGCAATGGCAGGAATCGTTCTGGTATCCTGCCAGAAAGAGCTGGCCGAAGTAGCGGTGCCCGACTTTGATGTAACCACAACCGAGTTGACGGTTAAGGCCGGAACGCCTGCTGTTTTTAAGTTTTCGGGAGCAGCGGCGATGGTTTCATTTTACCCCGGTGAAATTTACAAGGACTATCAGTATAAAGATGGCCGGATCGTAGACGTAGCTGGTAAAGGGCTTACGCTAAGTTTTTCAAACGGTGTGGCCGCAGGCAATCCGGCAGGAACACAGGCCAATCAGTTTTCCATTTTGCTTTCCACAGACTTTAGCGGGAACTATGCCGACCTTGCCAGTGTAAAGGCTGCTACCTGGGTAAATATAACAGATAGTTTTGCCCTGGCAAACTCAGCTGCAATGGTGGCTACCCGCACGGTCGATCTTTCTAGGTATGTAGTGGCCGGCAAGCCGGTTTACTTTGCACTGCGTTATATCAACCGGCCCCAGGTGGCCAATGGTTATGCGCGGCAATGGATCATTGAAAACTTTTTACTGAAAAGTATTGGTGCTGTAGTAAATGGTACGGTTGTTACCATTGCCGATCAGGCCCTTGCCGGTTTCCGGATCGTGGATGAAAACCCGGTGAATGCAAAAGCACGTTCCACCATTACCAATACGAGAGTAACACTTTACGGACCAATATACAAAAATCCCACGGATCCCATTTATGATCCTAATAACCCGGTGTTTGACCCGAAGAACCCGATCTACGATCCCAAAAGTCCGCAATACAACCCGGGGGCGGTGTTGCCGGTATATGTGCCTTATGACCCCAATAGTCCGTACAATGATCCATACAGTGAGAACTGGGCGGTTTCGGCACCCGTTACCTTAAGTACGGTTGAGCTGGGTAAGGATTGGTCCATTCCGGTTCGGACATCCATTTATGGAGCAATGCCAACAGCGTATAGCTATACATACAATACCCCCGGCCGGTATGAAGCGGTTTTTGTTGCTGCTAACAATACCATTGAAGAAGCGGAGACGGTCGTTAAAAAGATAGCAGTGAATGTAATGCCTTAG
- a CDS encoding SusC/RagA family TonB-linked outer membrane protein: MRICCLAFLNGRTLLCFLFFLLVLKPGTGSAQEDKILTGRVVDEIGVGIIGASVIIKGTTTGTNTDMAGKFSLKLPADKAVLVVTYVGYEDREVPVALPTNQNMEITLKAVSKSEDDVVVVAYGKQKKESVVSAITTVNPSSLKVPSSNLTTAFAGRLAGVIAYQRSGEPGLDNAEFFIRGITSFSSSGKQNPLILIDGIEMEPNDLARINVDDIASFSIMKDANAAALYGARGANGVILVTTKEGKVDKLAFNFRAEQSNSYNSELVKLADPITYMKLRNEAVRTRDAMVMLPYSPTKIRETELGTNPILYPSVDWYDYLIKNKAVNRRANLNMTGGGQTVLYYLAANYQKDQGIIKESPENLIKNNINIDRFQLRSNVTIKFTPFTTAIVRAYGSFDDLSGPASGGAAVFQDARNAVPVEFLPYYPPDSANAFTKHILFGNNQERSLKNPAATLASNFMQQKKSMMLLQLEMEHKFNGALKGATLKGIYNVTRKASYEQSRGYNPFYYIPATTIDGSYQLTPLNPDGGTEYLSYSPGNRTVGAIQYGEVRLGYNKTLNDVHDINVTLVETIRSASQVVKERLSDGTRITDNQQLQASLPQRNISSAGRVAYGYDSRYFLEFNYGYNGSERFAQKNRWGFFPSVGAGWVVSNETFMQNAKEVISTLKISGTYGKVGNDQIGGTSRKDDDLISNVVDRFFYLPQVDMNGAGYWFGYNRAYRSGVTIGRYANDLITWEIAKKTNLRLELGLFRNFTLITDFFAETRENVLQERADIPTTMGLRVIPWANVGVAQGKGFETEIKYDKNFQSGFWLLVNGTFTYASSKYKKYEEPDYSNTPWRSRVGLKLSQPMGLIAERLFIDEEEVQNSPRQLFGEYGAGDIKYKDINGDGQIDFDDMVPIGYPTVPEIIYGGGFTAGYKSFDLSLFFQGSARSSFFIDPEKITPFVNQGQRGVLQYIADDYWSENNRNINAFWPRLSEYVIQNNGQPSKNVYSTHWLRDGSFVRLKSAEFGYTLPDRLSKKARVDKFRLYLSGTNLLLWSKFKMWDPEMAGNGLGYPVQRVINFGLSATF; encoded by the coding sequence ATGAGAATTTGTTGTCTGGCTTTTTTGAACGGCCGGACCCTGCTGTGCTTCTTGTTTTTCTTATTGGTACTGAAACCCGGGACGGGATCTGCCCAGGAAGATAAAATCCTTACCGGCCGGGTTGTTGACGAAATAGGAGTAGGGATCATTGGTGCCAGTGTTATTATCAAGGGGACCACAACAGGAACGAACACGGATATGGCGGGTAAATTCTCTTTAAAACTTCCGGCAGACAAGGCGGTGCTGGTAGTGACCTATGTTGGTTATGAAGACAGGGAAGTCCCTGTGGCATTACCAACAAATCAAAATATGGAGATTACCTTAAAGGCGGTTTCTAAAAGCGAAGACGATGTAGTGGTGGTGGCTTATGGAAAACAAAAAAAGGAAAGTGTGGTAAGCGCCATTACTACCGTAAACCCATCCAGTTTAAAAGTTCCCTCCAGCAACCTGACAACGGCTTTTGCGGGAAGACTGGCCGGGGTAATCGCTTATCAGCGTTCGGGCGAGCCGGGGCTGGATAATGCGGAATTTTTTATTCGTGGGATTACTTCCTTTAGTTCTTCAGGTAAGCAGAATCCGCTGATCTTGATCGATGGTATAGAAATGGAACCGAATGACCTGGCCCGGATCAATGTGGACGATATTGCCTCATTTTCCATTATGAAAGATGCCAACGCGGCGGCACTCTATGGTGCCCGCGGAGCCAATGGGGTGATCCTGGTAACGACCAAGGAGGGGAAGGTAGATAAGCTGGCCTTCAACTTCAGGGCAGAGCAGTCCAATTCCTACAACTCAGAACTGGTGAAACTAGCCGATCCGATTACGTATATGAAACTGCGGAATGAGGCGGTAAGGACGCGGGATGCGATGGTAATGCTGCCATATTCTCCAACAAAGATCCGGGAAACGGAACTGGGAACCAATCCCATTTTATATCCTTCTGTAGATTGGTACGACTACCTGATAAAAAACAAAGCGGTGAACCGGCGCGCCAACCTGAATATGACCGGGGGGGGACAAACAGTGCTCTATTACCTGGCGGCCAATTACCAGAAAGACCAGGGAATTATCAAGGAAAGTCCGGAGAACCTGATCAAGAACAATATCAATATTGATCGTTTTCAGCTGCGCTCCAATGTGACCATTAAGTTCACTCCTTTCACAACAGCCATTGTAAGGGCTTATGGGTCGTTTGATGATCTGAGCGGTCCGGCAAGCGGTGGTGCGGCAGTATTCCAGGATGCCCGCAATGCGGTGCCTGTGGAATTCTTGCCCTATTATCCACCCGATTCAGCCAATGCGTTTACAAAGCATATCCTTTTTGGAAATAACCAGGAAAGGAGCTTGAAAAACCCGGCCGCGACTCTGGCAAGCAATTTTATGCAGCAAAAAAAGTCTATGATGTTACTGCAGCTGGAAATGGAACATAAATTCAACGGTGCTTTAAAAGGAGCGACGCTCAAAGGCATATATAATGTAACGCGAAAGGCTTCATACGAACAGTCCAGGGGATATAATCCGTTTTATTATATCCCGGCTACAACCATCGACGGGTCTTATCAGCTGACGCCGCTGAACCCAGATGGGGGAACAGAGTATCTAAGCTATAGTCCAGGTAACAGAACCGTAGGCGCCATTCAATATGGAGAGGTACGTCTGGGGTATAACAAAACGCTCAATGATGTGCATGATATTAATGTTACGCTGGTAGAAACCATCCGGTCTGCCAGCCAGGTTGTGAAGGAACGGCTGAGCGATGGAACGAGAATTACCGACAATCAGCAACTTCAGGCTTCATTGCCCCAGCGCAATATTTCTTCTGCGGGCAGGGTTGCATATGGATATGATTCCCGATATTTCCTGGAGTTTAACTATGGGTATAACGGGAGTGAGCGGTTTGCCCAAAAGAACCGGTGGGGTTTCTTCCCTTCTGTAGGTGCCGGATGGGTGGTAAGCAACGAGACGTTCATGCAGAACGCGAAAGAGGTGATCAGTACATTGAAGATCAGCGGTACCTATGGTAAAGTAGGTAACGATCAGATCGGTGGTACCAGTAGAAAGGATGATGACCTGATCTCAAATGTGGTCGATCGCTTCTTTTACCTGCCACAAGTAGATATGAACGGTGCAGGTTATTGGTTTGGATATAACAGGGCCTATCGTTCGGGGGTTACCATTGGCCGGTATGCCAATGATCTGATCACCTGGGAGATTGCCAAAAAGACCAATTTAAGACTGGAGCTGGGGTTATTCAGAAACTTTACATTGATTACGGATTTTTTTGCCGAGACCCGCGAAAATGTACTACAGGAACGGGCTGATATACCAACCACGATGGGACTACGTGTGATTCCCTGGGCCAATGTAGGCGTAGCACAGGGTAAAGGTTTTGAAACGGAAATAAAATATGACAAGAATTTCCAGAGCGGTTTCTGGTTGCTGGTAAATGGTACGTTTACGTATGCTTCCAGTAAATATAAGAAATATGAAGAGCCCGACTATAGCAATACGCCCTGGAGATCCCGCGTTGGTCTGAAACTTTCCCAGCCAATGGGATTAATTGCAGAACGGTTGTTTATTGATGAGGAAGAAGTGCAGAACTCACCCCGTCAGTTATTTGGGGAGTATGGTGCAGGAGATATTAAATACAAAGACATTAACGGAGACGGTCAGATCGATTTCGATGATATGGTTCCTATCGGTTATCCTACCGTTCCGGAGATCATTTATGGGGGCGGTTTTACGGCGGGATATAAATCCTTTGATCTTTCCCTCTTCTTCCAGGGTTCTGCCCGGTCTTCCTTCTTTATCGATCCGGAAAAGATCACGCCATTTGTGAATCAAGGGCAAAGAGGCGTATTGCAATATATAGCAGACGACTACTGGTCGGAGAATAATCGGAATATCAATGCCTTTTGGCCGCGGCTGTCGGAATACGTGATCCAGAATAACGGCCAGCCCTCTAAAAACGTATATAGTACGCATTGGCTGCGTGACGGTTCGTTTGTTCGCCTGAAGTCAGCTGAGTTTGGTTATACCCTTCCTGACCGGTTATCAAAAAAGGCGCGCGTTGACAAGTTTCGCTTATACCTGAGTGGTACCAATCTTTTGCTGTGGTCTAAATTCAAAATGTGGGATCCGGAGATGGCAGGGAATGGACTGGGGTATCCTGTTCAGCGGGTGATCAACTTTGGATTGAGCGCTACTTTTTAA
- a CDS encoding RagB/SusD family nutrient uptake outer membrane protein, translating to MNRKYYLPILCFAVIGLGSCKKFLQPKPTDFLGTDTYYKTEQQLNFALAGVYNTVGNGGFWGSYANYLLDWEADIAYMNRLTLNGPFNFNYSASDPYMTGLWTTLWDGINRANVLLENIDKNPAIPLAARDRVKGEALFLRGYYYFTLVQYWGGVPIKLTSTKSPSEVSVARAPAKEVYAQVLADITAAEPLVRNIRSLGFSGAVNKSAVRGMLARVCLTMAGEPLKDVTKYQDAKMWAKKVMDDAEAGHGLNPGYPNIFITLAQDKYDIKENLWEAEFYGNNADPATMAFSEWTNIGYINGPQSAAGSATGNGVAYMNITAKFYNAFEEGDLRKWWSIAHFTYVNSQVNGEKLMSPLPATERDKWYMFPAKWRREYEAIPRGSSVVSATNMPIIRYSDILLMFAEAENEINGGPTADAIAAVNLVRRRAWSTGVKSIAVTNGGSGYTSAPTVTIAAGNGSSAEATALVQGGVVVAVNLTRDPTGVRFFKEGSYTSAPQVSISGAVALERRQWPLFTRPQMGKCLLPHVLLKQHFSLLSRMSACGNSIWKVAGRQTCFAGESS from the coding sequence ATGAACCGAAAATATTATTTACCGATTTTGTGTTTCGCTGTTATTGGTCTGGGAAGCTGCAAGAAATTTTTACAACCCAAACCCACAGATTTTCTGGGCACGGACACCTATTACAAAACCGAACAACAACTGAACTTTGCATTGGCGGGGGTATACAATACGGTGGGCAATGGCGGTTTCTGGGGCAGTTATGCAAATTATCTGCTGGATTGGGAGGCCGATATTGCGTATATGAACCGGCTTACATTAAACGGTCCCTTTAACTTCAATTACTCGGCATCGGATCCGTATATGACAGGGCTTTGGACTACATTGTGGGATGGGATTAACCGGGCGAACGTACTGCTTGAAAATATAGATAAAAACCCGGCAATTCCGCTGGCTGCAAGAGATCGCGTAAAAGGAGAGGCACTGTTTTTAAGAGGCTATTACTATTTTACACTGGTGCAATACTGGGGCGGGGTGCCGATCAAGCTAACGTCTACCAAATCTCCGTCTGAAGTATCGGTGGCCAGGGCTCCGGCAAAGGAAGTATACGCGCAGGTACTTGCGGATATAACGGCGGCAGAGCCATTGGTGCGAAACATCCGGAGCCTGGGTTTTTCCGGTGCCGTTAACAAGTCGGCCGTCCGGGGAATGCTGGCAAGGGTTTGCCTTACGATGGCCGGAGAACCATTAAAAGATGTAACGAAGTATCAGGATGCAAAAATGTGGGCAAAAAAGGTGATGGATGATGCCGAGGCCGGCCATGGCCTGAACCCCGGCTATCCCAATATTTTTATAACATTAGCGCAGGATAAGTACGATATTAAAGAAAATTTGTGGGAGGCGGAATTTTATGGAAATAATGCAGATCCTGCCACTATGGCCTTTTCTGAATGGACCAATATCGGTTATATCAACGGACCGCAGTCCGCAGCCGGTTCTGCTACCGGTAACGGCGTCGCTTATATGAATATTACTGCAAAATTTTATAATGCTTTTGAAGAAGGTGATCTGAGGAAATGGTGGAGCATCGCCCATTTTACCTATGTGAATTCCCAGGTGAACGGAGAAAAATTGATGAGCCCGTTGCCTGCAACAGAAAGAGATAAATGGTATATGTTCCCTGCAAAATGGCGACGCGAATACGAGGCCATCCCAAGAGGGAGTTCCGTAGTATCCGCTACTAACATGCCGATTATAAGATATTCGGATATCCTCCTGATGTTCGCTGAGGCGGAAAACGAAATCAACGGGGGGCCTACGGCGGATGCCATAGCGGCTGTGAACCTTGTGCGCAGACGGGCCTGGTCTACCGGAGTAAAATCCATTGCCGTTACCAATGGAGGAAGCGGCTATACCAGCGCGCCCACGGTAACCATTGCTGCGGGCAACGGGAGCAGCGCCGAGGCAACGGCCCTGGTTCAGGGAGGAGTAGTGGTAGCCGTGAATTTAACCAGAGATCCAACGGGTGTCCGGTTCTTCAAAGAAGGCAGTTACACCAGTGCGCCGCAGGTTTCCATCTCGGGGGCGGTGGCTCTGGAGCGGCGGCAGTGGCCACTATTTACAAGGCCGCAGATGGGGAAGTGCCTGCTTCCGCACGTGCTTCTAAAGCAGCATTTCTCTCTTTTATCCAGGATGAGCGCATGCGGGAATTCAATATGGAAGGTTGCCGGAAGGCAGACCTGCTTCGCTGGGGAATCTTCCTGA
- a CDS encoding RagB/SusD family nutrient uptake outer membrane protein: MREFNMEGCRKADLLRWGIFLKINQDMGNQAQQDVPGAGFVLSFTRASARDVLMPIPEKEMINNLKMTQNPGW, from the coding sequence ATGCGGGAATTCAATATGGAAGGTTGCCGGAAGGCAGACCTGCTTCGCTGGGGAATCTTCCTGAAAATAAACCAGGATATGGGGAATCAGGCGCAGCAGGATGTGCCCGGCGCGGGCTTCGTGCTTTCTTTTACGCGGGCTTCTGCCCGGGACGTGCTGATGCCTATACCGGAGAAGGAGATGATCAATAATTTAAAAATGACTCAAAACCCGGGTTGGTAA